A genomic window from Anolis carolinensis isolate JA03-04 unplaced genomic scaffold, rAnoCar3.1.pri scaffold_13, whole genome shotgun sequence includes:
- the gid4 gene encoding glucose-induced degradation protein 4 homolog: MGSRGRWRRGGGEAKAERGVFFLLLRGKRERPLAPGDAPEMPVRSACPGCPPPAASAASASSSASSSRLEPPPPINTAQPGVSTSRLYSGAKFRGQQRSKGNAYEVEVVVQHVDMENSYLCGYLKIKGLTEEYPTLTTFFEGEIISKKHPFLTRKWDADEDVDRKHWGKFPAFYQYAKTFNSDDFGYEDLKNDDFVFMRWKEQFLVPDHTIKDISGASFAGFYYICFQKSAASIEGYYYHRSSEWYQSLNLMHVPEYSAPIYEFR; encoded by the exons ATGGGGAGCCGAGGGAGGTGGCGTCGCGGCGGAGGGGAGGCGAAAGCGGAGCGGGGAGTCTTTTTCCTGCTTCTGAGGGGAAAGCGAGAGAGGCCGCTGGCGCCGGGGGACGCGCCCGAGATGCCGGTGCGGAGCGCCTGCCCAGGCTGCCCTCCTCCGGCAGCCAGCGCCGCCTCGGCCTCTTCTTCGGCCTCCTCCTCGCGCCTCGAGCCGCCGCCGCCCATCAACACGGCGCAGCCCGGCGTCAGCACCAGCCGCCTCTACAGCGGCGCCAAGTTCCGCGGGCAGCAGCGCTCCAAGGGCAACGCCTACGAGGTGGAGGTGGTCGTCCAG CATGTGGACATGGAGAATTCCTATCTTTGTGGATACTTGAAGATTAAAGGCCTTACGGAG GAATATCCGACCCTTACCACCTTCTTTGAAGGGGAAATAATCAGTAAAAAGCACCCATTTTTAACGCGGAAGTGGGATGCAGATGAAGATGTAGATCGTAAACATTGG GGGAAATTCCCAGCCTTTTACCAATATGCGAAAACATTTAATTCTGATGACTTTGGTTATGAGGATCTGAAGAATGATGACTTTGTCTTCATGAGGTGGAAG GAACAGTTCCTGGTCCCTGATCACACCATCAAAGATATCAGTGGTGCTTCCTTTGCCGGGTTTTATTACATATGCTTCCAGAAATCTGCGGCATCTATAGAGGGCTATTACTATCACAGGAGTTCAGAATG GTATCAGTCCCTGAATTTGATGCACGTCCCTGAGTACAGCGCACCCATTTACGAATTCCGGTGA